The sequence below is a genomic window from Lolium perenne isolate Kyuss_39 chromosome 7, Kyuss_2.0, whole genome shotgun sequence.
TTTCTGAATATTGCCTTCTCTTTATATTCTCATATTGCAGAAATTAATTGAGTATGAAGCAAATAAGATATCGATTTGTAGACCCCTTATGCATTCTTTCATGTCCCGCTGAATTCAGATTTTTGTGCTACTGTATGAGCCATATTTGGAAATCTACAGACTGCAGTATAGGAGGTGCAAGGAAAAAATTATGAAGAAATCTATTTGTGAGGTTTGCATTCAGAAGAAACTCCTATTTAGTGATGTAGTTTATGATCTGATTGGGAAACTTAATTTTATTTCATTTTGCTGAATGCTTGGATGATTCGTGGTGGATTTCAGGTTCGGGTGATCTGTTAATGTGCTAAATCAGGTTGGCTTCACTGATTAATCTTCACTCCTTGCCCCTTTTCTCCTGTTCTGCAAAGTATGATATACTTATATCAAGTTACTGTTTCATGTTTCAGATGGTGCATTAATGGTATTTGAGCAATTAACATCTACTCTATACGTGTAAATTTTACATGCTGAATATGGATTTCTTATTTGGAGAGTTGCAGACCCAATTATCATGGACATGTATCTCTATAAGTTTACCAAAAAATCAAACAGGTCTGGGCTGGATGGCAAGTGAAGATAAATCAAGTAAATACTTTTCATATTTTCCTTTCAGTCAATGGGGTGCATTTAAATGCAATACCAGCCCATGAAAGATTAAAAGAAAGTAAGAGTAGATATTTCCTTCGCCTTTTCTAGATGTTGCCTTTGTTATTTCTGAATATTGCCTTCGCTTTATATTCTCATATTCTCATAGTTTCACGCTTGGCTAAGCAGAATGACTTTAATTTTAAGATACCATAAGTCTGTCATAATAGCTTGCTTACTTAGTATTTGTGCTTTTGTGCACTTCTCTGCTTTGTGCTTTCTTGCGTGTTTAGTACCGTGTTTATCGGTGTCTCTGGAATTTTCCATCCGTCGGATTTTGCTTGACATGGATGCTGCTTTCTGCAGGTGGTCATCTTGCTGGACATATTTGCTTGGGTGCTATCGTGGGCGATATATCCACTTTTTTCGGTTAAGATTCAACTATTCTTTGTAAGTTTCAGATTTTGTTCTGATTTTATATTAGATTAGTTGCGAGTTTGCTTTCACGCTCAGTAGCTAAATGTGCTTGAGTTTATATATAAACTGGTATCCATAATGTGAGAACATTTTCACGGGGAATTTAGGAATAGTTGTGCCACCACTAAATATTTAAAGCAGTTATCTTTATCCCTTTTGGTGTTCCTGAGAATCCGGATAGCCATTTGTGTTTCGTTTTAGTTGAATAGTTAGTGCTTAATACATGCTCTTTGCAATCTATGGACAATTTTCGGTATATAGTTGGTGGTTTTCTTTATTCTAGCTTAATGGTCCTACCTTGCTATAATCTCCAGTATTTGTTTCCTTGCTGCAACACGAAAGCAAGACGGTGATCAATATCAGATTGTTTATTTTTGTATTTGCTGCATAAATGGATATAGGAAAAATAGAAGTTGAAAATAACTAATGTAATGATGTGCTTCTTCATGGTTATTTCTACAATTTATAGTACAATGGTTAATTGCCTGATTTTCTATTAATGCACCAAATTTGCAGCTCGGGACAAGCAGGAGATGATGGGAGTGAAGGCACTCCCGTGTTTCACATGGTATGTTCTAACTTAATTTCCATGGTTTATGGAACTGCTGAATATGTTATATCAATACTACTATGTTAGTATCTCTTTCATTTCTTCAGAAAATTTTCTGTTCGGAGTGGCTTCATATTATTGTTGAGGAATCCTTAAGTTGCTCTACAAGTTCCAAAAAAAAGTGGGTCTAATTTGTATCTACGTTTTCTAAGTTCACAAAAAAAATTCGAATCTCATTTTGTTTTTGAAAGTGTTATCTGAAAATATATGTAGGGACAGAGCAATTAGAaagtcatggaaatttcaaatcagATTTTTCGAACCAATGGTCACTGCATTCACTTTCGTTCATCCCATGGTTGCATCTCAGCATCTGTTATACTACTATGATAGCACTAAACACGAGCTGGTACTTGCTTGCATAGTAAAGCAGTCTGTTTATGAAATTTAGTTCATTTTTCAATGGTCATATATATTCAGATATCTAAAACTTGAGAAGCAAATTATGAGAGCTGGTTTCCTAACAACttctattttatttactaaaggcTGAAACACTAATTTCTATCTTATTTTCGAAATTTCTTAGAGAACCTGTACAGCGTATACAAACAAACAAAACATATTAATTTGAAGCGAATTTCGGTGTTGTTTGAGATTCTTAGATTCACTTTTTGCAGGTCGAACCACAAATAGGGAAACTAATCCAAGTTATTTTTAAAATCTCATATTCGGTTTCCGTATCGCCGTATCCGTCTTGCTGTATCGGTGCTTCATAGCTCTTTGTCCAGTCTGCGGTACACTGAAGAGAGCATTCACTATTAATTATGTTCCCAGTGCCTTTGTAGATTACTATATCTTCTTGTAGTTTTCCTTCTGATATTCTTCAACTTTGATCCTGGTTTATTCTCACTTTACGTTGTGTCCCTTCTATGTCTTACCCAGGATGTTTTGCGATCTGGTCGTACTGTGATTATTGGTCCTATGGCATGCCTCTGCCGTGGTTGCGAGGGAATGGAAAAGCAAttatatggcaattatcaattttCGCTTGGTGATCATAGGCAATTCTTTGGTGTTTAGTAGTTTATGTCAAGATTGTAGGATACTTTTTTATACACCGGAGGAAGAGCTCGCTAATTTGGTTCACATCCTCATATATTTTGTTAGCATTTCATTTCAGAATATCTGATTTTCGGCATATTTTTCTTTAaagattaaaaaaaaatcagtcaTTTGTTAAATATTGTCTTCTATAGTGCCAAAGGCAAGCTGAGCCAGAAGGCAAGCTTGCTTCTTCACATGTGTTTTTGTGGTAAAGCTTACAAGCAACTTCTGTCATGTGTCATCTAAAGAATGTTGCCTTCTATAGTTCAGTGACGTGAAGCACGATACCAAAGTTGGTTGCTTCTGTTATTTAAGTGTGTCATTGTACTCTGGTATTAGTGGGTTATTAGTAATTCCCAATCTGAGTATATATTTGTTGGACAAGGTTGTATAATATATGGGCCAGAATATTCACTGGTTTGCAAAGCCAACTTATACAGAACTCATATTCATATTGCAGAATTATAATGTAGTTTCTTCACATGGATGTAGTCCTTCTGCTAGCATTCAGATATAGTAGTCAATTCTTTTGGCGACGTTGTAGAATATTGTAGCTGAACAGGTTTGCATATGTTCCTTGCATATATTTTTTCACATGCATGATCTGCAAAGTTCCATTTTGGTAAATAGCACCAAATTTACGGTCGAGTAGTTCAATCAGTGCGGCTCATGGCAGTTTTTTCGAGATCCCTCTTGAAAACTGTTTCTCCTCTTTATAACTTTGACAGACTCTTTTAGGATTTGTTGTTGTTTACTAGCACATTCGAGGGTGTGCGAAGATGCTCCATTTGAAGATATTGGATCGGAAATGCTCTTTATTTCTTCTCTGTTATGCTCTTTATTGGATCGGAGTAATTTGAATTGGTGTTTTGGAAAATTTCACCTGATGGGTGCTAGGGAATGACTTTGCATTGCTACTTTAGATGGGAGCTTCACCAGAGAAATCTGGTTGCTTTTGACACCACCATATTTTCTCGCCCCTAGTCTCTAATAGATTGGACTAATATGTGTGAATTTCATACTGGTTCAAGTTATTATGTTTAAGACAATCTCAGTGTACAAGTTGCACCTTATATATATTATCTCGCTTTACTTTGCTGCTGAATTCTTCTGTAGCCTATTCTCTGAGCTTGATTAATACATCATTTTACAAAAAATCTTATTAATCCGAAAGAACTTTTGTCTTTTGAACTTCCTTTTGGAATGACTAGGTCCTGTGTGTTTTCACTTACTGACTGAGACCAATTAGAAGGTAGAATATATGTTCCTCAATGACGATATTGATTTCATTTCCTAGATGTTGAAACTTCAAACCTCTTAAAGTCGGAGCTGCCTTTGGTTTAAACCTGAATATTTTGTGTGTTGTGTTTCCGGCCTATTTTGTTTACACTCGGATTCGGTAACACCCCATGAATATCAGATGGAGTAGAAATATAAAATGGATCAAGGTTTTTTTCCCCTTTATGCTACGAATGTTTGAGTGGACATACAATCAGGTATTTATTGCTTGTTATTTTACGTAACTGGTTGTCTACTTATTTTGTATTACCTAGCTTGCGCTAATTTACTGCGTGATTGTCATTTTTGTTTCTTGCTTCAGAGCACACTTTCTACTTGTCGTGGTTTTTTTCGTTTATGAATAAGAAAGTTCCCATTATAGATACTACAAGGCTTTAGGTGTATGCTTTGATATATTCTGTCTTACACCTATATATACACAGGAAAGAAAGCAATGTGGTAAGTTTTAGATTTGGAAAATGGGTACAAAAAGGATACATGAGTAATATGGGGATATAATCAGTATGGCTGCATGTATTACATTTTATTTAATATTGGATCTTTCGATTTTCATGCCATAATTTCAGACTTCCGCCTTAATATAGTCACAGGCAATAACGCAGAGGTTAATTATTTCCAGGTTTTAATTTCCTGTATGAGTAAGGCCATCTACTACCTTATTTACTTTGGCCATCACAAATACTGTATTTTGCTTAGGAGATTACTGTTGGTATCAATATAGTGCTCTGAAACAATCTTATGCTACCATGAAATTGAATAGATGGCCGTATCGTAATTTAGTTAGCTTgaaactgtttttttttttgtaaatggGGCTCTTCAAATTTTCTCCACAACTCCTATTTAATAGTAATTATCACTTTTAACAATTTGTTGCTCTGTATTATCATATTGGTAGTAAATTTTATCGTTACATTGGCATGAGctccacgggatcgtgcgccaaggcgcacatttaaATCTAGTATATATGATCAGAGCCATGCCAGACAGGTCTACACTACCAGATGGAAATTGGAGTTCACTGTGAGTCTGTGATGGCACTACACCTGCTGCTCCACTCCTCTAGATAATCAGAGCCATGCCACTGCCAGGGCTCTAGTTCCAACGATCTACTTCCTCCCCTCCCAAATACACTCAGCCCCCGAATCCCTCCCTCGATCTCTCGAGCACACACCGAATCCCCTGAACCCCACGCTAGCTCTCAGAGCAACCGCAGCAGAGGAGATGTCGTACGCCTATCTCTTCAAGTACATCGTCATCGGCGACTCAGGTCCGGTCCTCTTGGCTCTTCCCCGATCGATCCATTTCTTTTGCTGCTGGTAGAGATTTCTTTTCTGAACTGGACTCAAGTAGTGCATCTCAGAGGGTGGAGAAGGAACGGCATATGCTCTCGTAGTCTAGGAGATCTATCCCCCAACTGCCTTCGTTTCTGATCGGATGTTGTGCTGTTGGGCAGGTGTTGGCAAGTCGTGCCTGCTGCAGCAGCTCACCGACAAGCGCTTCCAGCCTGTCCAAGACCCCACCATCGACGTCGAGCCCGACGTCTTCGGCACCAGGATGATCACCGTCGACAACAAGCCCATCAAGCTCCAGATCTGGGACACGGTATGACAGTATCCTCTGTGCAATCTCTAGTTTCCTCTTTTACCTTTTCTGGGTGTGCATAGATCGTTGGGTCCTTGTAGAGTTAGCAGTTACCACGTAGTACGAAGTGCTAGGTGGCGCTTGGAATTACTTGGCGAAAGTAGGATTATTAAAGCTTGTTTGGAAATTATAAGTTAATCCCTCCTGTCCAAACTAATTGGCGCAGCCATATACTTCGACCAATACAATTGTTCTCGATCTTGATCTGTGTCAATTAATTTGGTCCGGATGGAGTACTACATTTGTAGTGGATGCCAATGTGCTCACCGTTGATAACTGTGGATTATACGTGTGGTTGTGTTAAAAGAACTAATGATATCATGTGGTTGTGTTAAAAAAACATAACAGCCAGGTGCAGAAAGATTCAGATCGATAACCAGATCATACTACGATGAAGTTGCTGGTGCTCTTCTGGTGTATGACATCACAAGGTAATACTTGGGCAATATACTGAAAGCTACCCTGTTGGATGAAGCATCGAAGTGGATGTTTTCCTGAACTTCTCCATGGTGCTTGTGTTATAATGACATTTAGGAGGGAAACCTTTAATCATCTCGCGAGCTGGCTGGAAGATGTAATGAATTTTGCAATCAAGGGCATGATCACAATAACGCTAGTTGGAAACAAATGTGATCTATCTGAAAGACGTGCCGTGAGCTATGCTGAGGGTGAGAAGTTTGCAAAGGAGCATGGCTTGATCTTTATGGAGACTTCTGCGAAAACTGCGCAAAATGCTGAGGAGGTGATGATTGATGTATGTCGAATGTGTTTGAAGCCATTTCTCTGTAGGATTTTCTCACGCCATTTGAAATGCAGGCTTTCGTTAAGACTGCTGGAGCAATATGCAAGAAAATTCAGGACGGTTTGTTTGATGAACCTGAGGTAAAATTTCGAAAGTCAATCATAAATGTTGCCTGCTCAGTGAACAATGAGCATATAGATGTTGTTCGTACAACTGGCGGACAATGGAGAAATCCATTTTGGCTTATAGTCTAGATGCACCTATTGCTagaaaaatatattttaaaatttctaaaaaatttgaaaaaaatttaGTGGTGTACTTCCACAAATTTTATGCCTTCACACATAGTCTCGCCTGTgcaaaaaaagataatttctggtggTCCAAAAATGTTTTTTACGGAACattcatttgtcttttttgcatagGTCACACAAAATGTTTTTTCATGCAAAACTTTTGTGAGCTAACATAGGATGCTCTGATGCACACTAAAGAAATTTTATTCGatttttttaacatattgaattgGGTTaaaaaattatttttcctaataaGCCAAAACGCCACGTCCACAGACAATGGTGCTTGCGTAGCAGGAGATGCCGGAACGTCGGGCCTGGCATGTTTCCTGCTTGAAATATCTAAGTAACCGTAAATACTAAAAAACTATTTAACCATACATTTTAAACAAGATGTTGTACCATAAAAAATTCCATGAAAGGAAGCAAGGATACCTTTTTTCCACATGACAAGTTATAGTGTGCATATGCTCTGTCCCTTTGTGCCTTCCCATCCTGCGGAAATCCAGACACTTTCCCTGATAGCCTAATATAGACAACAAGACTTGTCaagcacaaaaaaaaaaaagcaatatTTCAATAGCAGCGAGTGTCATTTCTACAACTAGAACCTATTCTTATAGCATGGGTTTCCTCTTGAGCTTTTACGAGAAAACATAAGTTTTCTTGCTGCTTTCATTACAGCGATTTGTTGCCAATCCTATGTATGAACTGAATTGATCTTAACTTTTGCAGCCTCGCGGAATCAAAGTTGGCTATGCAGGTGCTCGTGCCTCGTCTTCCCAAGGGGGTTACTACTACCACTAATGCCTAATGGAATGAATAATGATGCGCAAAAAACACCATTAAACACCTTATATCTGCCGTGTGTTCATGTTGGCTCTGTTCGGCCACTGGAACGTTGTGTTGTGTTGTGGTGTGTGTTGTTGCGGTGTGTGGCCTTGTGTGGCCTTGTGTATTCCCTGGCCGGTTGGGGGTTTCGTTAATTCAGAGCCAAGCTCGTCTCGAGCCTCCTGTTTAAAGCTTTCTCGTTGCCAACTGAAAAATAGCTATGTTGGAAATAATGCTGATGGTGTTCTAGTCCAAGCACACCGCGCCATGTTTGATTGGTTTAGTTACTCTAAGGAGGTTAATTAGTACAATCCTATTTTTTTAAATAGTATCCGATCCTCATAAGCTCTCTTGCGTCACCCCCTCCCAACCGTATCTCTCTTATGCGTTTTTCCCATTACGCCGCTCCAGCGTAGGCGACAACTACCACATGCTCAATTGTCTCCACGGTCTCTTCCTCGTTTGGCTAGATGCGGGCACAGGACTTTGTTTGGGGCCCATTACCGGTGAGCACCACCAGGTGGCCATTCCGATGAAGTTGAGGGGGCTTCCCATCCTTTACATGTGGTGGTTTGTGTTGCTGGTGATAAGGGCCCACATACACCGCGCCACCTCTCAAGCCATTTCAAGGTCATCTTGTTATCCTTGTACATACACCCACGAAGAGCttgtttgattcaaaggaatcCTATAGAAATTTTGTAGGGTTTTTATCCTTAGAAAATTTTCCTGTGTGCTcggtttgatttgtaggattaaATCCATAGGAATGCACATAAACTTTTCCTATAGGGTTGCATTGTACTACATTTTGGAGGAATATTTCCATCCACTCTCATGTTACAATTCCTTTGACTTTCATGTGAATCAAacactacatgaaaaaaaaatcTTGTATGTTTCAAATCATGTAGTATTTAACTGGACATGACATTCCAATCTGCGTTCTAAAAATCTTACGAATCAAACATGCCGCAAATATGTTTACCCCTTATGTACTATCTATGCGGCAATATTATATGGTGTACAGAGTAACCATGTCAGCTTTTTTATGTTGGTATTTCTGCATCACTTGTTGGTGTTGTCTTCTACTGGTTTCCACTAACGATGGTATTCTTGAGTTTGGATTATACGAGTAAACCCCTAGTGGTGATCATGGGGTTACCTCTTAAAATAATTTCTAAGTCGATACAATTTCGGTTTGCTCTCAATGGTCCGAATCACCGTCCTAATAGAATTACTCAAGGGAGAGACCGTAGGTAGAATCTCAAAGGGAGAGACCGGTATGCAATTGGTAGTCTCTTGTGACAAAGTAGTAGCTAGGTAAGATCTTGGTCACGCGAGAGACTTCACATCTGCTACTAAAATCACACGAGAGAGAGACCAGTCACACAAAAAGGGTCTTGATACAACTCAATAGTTTGTAGCTAAAGAGATCGTGTCTTGAACCCCATAGTAGTGATGAATGATCATAGATGAGCACATGCCCAATTCTAATCTTAAATCTTATCTAGGGTCTCCAAAAAGAGGGTACCGGCCTATATATAGGAAACCAGGAGCTATGGGTACCGGCCCATCTCATTAACAAGTTCCCGTGGCGCTTAAGTGGTAGTGTCGCTTATGTAGACGGCAGTGCCTGTCGAATTGTAGTACCGCTTAATAGAGCGACCGTACCACCAAAGGCTTCGACGTTGGTTGGACGGCGGTAATTACGTGCCAGTCTAGCACCGGTGCGATGTCTAGAGCGTTTTCATTGCGTCCCCCAAACCATCTTCCAAACGGTGCTGAATCGTGTGTTTGGGGACGGCTTCACTTCGTGTTGTGTTTCGGGCGCGTCGCTGCGCAGCCGTGACCCCTAAATGTGCCCTCCAAACATTATACTTTTTTTGCGTTTTCATTTCAATAAAGAGAAGGAATTTGTAGGTAGAATCCAGATTTTCAAAATAGTGCAGCATGTTGAAAAAAAAAATAAACATAAAAACTGCGAAAAAATATGTTCAAATTAATTTTTAAACTAAGATACTCTTTGATGGCCCCGCCTTATCGTCCTCACGgaggcgcttcctgctcgtcacctcttacGAAGAGGTAGTGGCGTTCGACGCGTCCAAGGAGCTTGTGTCCCGCCTCCGACGAGTAGTCCTTGGTGTCTCCGTCTTCGTCGTCCTTGGTGCATGCTGGCTGCGCCTCCGCCTTCTCCCTCGCCCAGGCTCTTGCCTCCTTCTTTGCTGCCGCTGCCTCCTCTGCCTCCAGCCGTTTCCACCTGGCatcttcatcctcatcctcttcctccttctcctcATGGCCATCGTCGGCGATggtctccccctcctcctcctggccgtCCATCGGCGGGGAGCTAGAGGTGCTAGGCGTGGCTGTTctttcccaccaatggcgccatcccggTGACTTCCCCTCGCTATCGGAGTCCGGTGACAAAGAGAGGttgctcatggtcatagaggagaGGTTGCTCAGTCGTAGAGATAAAGAGCGCCGGCCGGTTGGAGACCCGAATGCGTAGCCGTAGAGGTCTTATTGAGAGGGTATGAATGACGACGTAGATATCAAAGAGGgttgcggttgctcttccgcggatttcgcgctccattccggcggttcgcGCATCGATCGACGCGGTTGTCACTCCGGCGGTTCTCCTTCCTAGCAACTGCATAGTCGCTGCGCACTAATAACTTCtgacgcgaggtaggcgacggttgggCGTCATTCGTGTGTCAATGACGCGTGAGGCCCACTTCACTTCGCTCTCTATCCGGTGCGCCCGAAGCGGGCTCGGAGCGCCGGACAGCGTATTGAGCTGCACCGGACGGAAGGGGTGTTTGAGACGCGCGACTGGAGCCAAAAAatatccggcgcgccccaaaaacCTTTGAGGGATGCTTTGGAAAcatggctggagatgctcttatgagaTAGTGGGCCAGTGGtgaggccggtagtaccgggcctgGAGCAGGGCGGTAGTGGGGCAGCATTAGGGGTAGTTCAGTTCTGAGATACAAGGAGCGGTACTACTGCCCTGGTTAGATTCAGCTCcttcttcttgatgcttgcttccagACTTGAACTCTCTTGTTGATGGGTGGTGATCTTAGAACTGGTACCTGTGTTCTTGAGTAGCATATCATCCAAATGAGTGTCAAAATTACATTACGGTAGGAGCGATTTAACCTCATGTTGTAGACCTTTGGCACGAACTCGAGTCATGGATCCATTCGGAGGAATTGAAGGTCTTGAGGAAGTGGTATCTGAAAGCCACCTCACATCCCAGATCATCTAGGATGATGTTGGCTTCGCCATATTGTCTAATCCCCACTTTCGAATATAGCAGCGAATTGTCAACGGTCATGGTGTTTCCGCATAGTTGTTGTGGAAGATTCACGATGTGAGCATAGGCTAGTGGTTGGAGTAGTAGTGGTGCACCCCAACGACCAGAGTTTAATCTCCATTAGGGATGAATTTTTGAAATTGTCACGCCAAGTCCTACTTCTACTATATCAGTGTCTAATTTTCTCTAGACAGTGTTTCATTTTCTGTTGTTGTTGTGAGAGATCACTGAAATGTATAATATTCCAGGGCCCCTCTTCATATCGAGGGAGTGATGAGACAGGTGAAAATACTAGTATAGTAATGGCGTGATTTTTTATGTGTAAATATTGAGCGTAGATATTTTACAAAAAAGGTGGAGCATCCGCACTAGTATAGATCGAGCCTTTTAAGAACTCAGTGGAACACGAAAAACAATTTTTGTGTGTGGTAAGAACCAACGCTAACGTTACAAAACACAAACCATATGCGTGGGCTCCAGGCAGTTCCATGGACGGATAGACACACAGAAAAATGTTCGTACGTCGTAACAAAAAGTTAGCACATGGAAGGTTTCGAAAAAACCGTCACCATACACAAGTTTTTCGCAAACAGGTCATGGTAGGAGAATCGTGTGCGACTACTTTGCGGCGAGCCTTTATTCCGACCCGTCTCTTTTCTTCTCCCTATCACAAACGCGAGTGGTCGTGGCAAAGTCGTGTGTCAGTCTTTCCCGAGGTTGCCTCCTCCCATTTCATCGATGCGTAGCCTCTTCGCGTTCCTCCCGCAAGCCACGCGTCGCGGATGAATTGGCTTCCCCGCCGGCCTACATAAAGCCCCCGCCGCTGTAGTGCCGGCACACACCATCATTATGGTAGACAAGCACTTCACTTCATCATGGTTCTTACAGTGATGGGAGGTGTAGGACGGCAGGccaaggaggagaaggaggatgaGTTTCTCAAGGTGCAGGAGGTTCTCCTGACGTCCTTCGCGTACAAACACAAGGAAGATAGTGAGTGCACGGAGATAGCCGCTGGCGCTGCCGATATCATCGTCATCCCCGACGACGGGTAGATTTAGGATCTAAATATATATGTAATAATGTAAATGTATGAAATATATTTTTGGTGTCTCGTAGTTTGTAAATTTATATATATTTAAAAGAACATTCGTGTGCGTACTTTTCTCGCGCGATTTTCCTGTTATTTACCATTTGTGA
It includes:
- the LOC127312400 gene encoding ras-related protein Rab-2-B, whose product is MSYAYLFKYIVIGDSGVGKSCLLQQLTDKRFQPVQDPTIDVEPDVFGTRMITVDNKPIKLQIWDTPGAERFRSITRSYYDEVAGALLVYDITRRETFNHLASWLEDVMNFAIKGMITITLVGNKCDLSERRAVSYAEGEKFAKEHGLIFMETSAKTAQNAEEAFVKTAGAICKKIQDGLFDEPEPRGIKVGYAGARASSSQGGYYYH